The following proteins are encoded in a genomic region of Arachis stenosperma cultivar V10309 chromosome 4, arast.V10309.gnm1.PFL2, whole genome shotgun sequence:
- the LOC130977067 gene encoding uncharacterized protein LOC130977067 → MKNIVAPMEKALPSPTFLWRFKMVLFLMWGLTCCKVGWDSVMRMDANLRDLFLYEAFLYYNPLLLVTMMVWLWGVNLWVFLQSSINYPKIFEIDQNHLTHREIWKCSTWMTILVPTSMTAYLYLYSHGEVSLAASQPVLLYILFAVIMIFPFDIFYLSSRYFFLRTLWRIAFPLQPISFPDFFVADILTSMSKVFSDLERSVCRMVNKQVATIAWLEADSVCGSHSVAIPMALVLPYLWRLLQCLRQYKDTKDKTCLFNALKYSTAFPVIFLSALKYHVFPEKWTTIYRPLWLFSSLINSLYSFYWDITRDWDLSGFSRIFKFNRPSAVSNALHGRQWIYFWMIGSNFILRGSWTYKLSAHLRHNYLTVFAITLLEMFRRFQWIFFRVEKEVNKTTRSSGIQLVESEKEDEKLLGTTNIHDV, encoded by the exons ATGAAGAACATAGTGGCACCTATGGAAAAGGCTTTGCCTTCTCCCACTTTTCTGTGGAGATTCAAG ATGGTACTCTTTCTGATGTGGGGACTTACTTGCTGCAAG GTTGGTTGGGACTCTGTCATGAGAATGGATGCGAATTTGCGAGATCTGTTTTTATACGAGGCATTTTTGTATTATAACCCTCTCCTTCTTGTG ACTATGATGGTCTGGCTTTGGGGAGTCAATTTGTGGGTATTCCTACAATCAAGTATAAATTATCcgaagatttttgaaattgatcaAAACCACCTCACTCACAGAGAGATATGGAAG TGTAGCACTTGGATGACGATTCTTGTCCCTACTAGCATGACTGCCTATCTGTATCTATATTCTCACGGGGAAGTATCATTAGCTGCATCTCAACCT GTGCTTCTCTACATTCTGTTCGCTGTTATCATGATCTTTCCCTTTGATATTTTCTATTTGTCCTCTCGGTACTTCTTTTTGAGGACATTGTGGCGGATAGCTTTTCCTTTGCAG CCAATATCGTTTCCTGACTTCTTTGTGGCTGATATTTTAACCTCCATGTCAAAG GTGTTTTCAGATTTGGAGCGATCGGTTTGTAGGATGGTGAACAAACAG GTCGCCACAATTGCTTGGCTTGAAGCCGATTCGGTCTGTGGTAGTCACTCTGTTGCAATCCCAATGGCTCTTGTTCTTCCTTATTTGTGGCGTTTATTGCAATGTCTTCGTCAGTACAAAGATACTAAAGACAAAACTTGCCTTTTCAATG CTCTAAAATATTCAACAGCATTCCCAGTGATTTTTCTCTCGGCGCTGAAGTATCACGTCTTCCCCGAGAAATGGACAACTATTTATCGGCCACTGTGGCTATTCTCGAGTTTAATTAATTCGCTCTATTCATTTTACTGGGATATAACCAGAGATTGGGATTTAAG TGGCTTTTCGCGCATTTTCAAGTTTAACAGACCAAGTGCAGTTTCGAACGCGCTTCACGGACGACAATGG ATATATTTTTGGATGATTGGAAGCAACTTTATTCTGCGCGGCTCGTGGACGTACAAACTATCTGCGCATCTCCGGCATAACTACTTGACAGTGTTTGCAATCACTCTTTTGGAGATGTTCCGACGGTTCCAGTGGATCTTCTTCAGAGTTGAAAAGGAGGTGAATAAGACAACACGATCCAGTGGCATTCAACTCGTCGAAAGCGAGAAAGAGGACGAGAAATTGCTAGGCACCACCAACATTCATGATGTATAG